Below is a genomic region from Dioscorea cayenensis subsp. rotundata cultivar TDr96_F1 chromosome 14, TDr96_F1_v2_PseudoChromosome.rev07_lg8_w22 25.fasta, whole genome shotgun sequence.
tgttgcaaacgacctcaagacccatcaacctcctggttatgcttagtccgagtcaaTGCAGCccgatctcccgatcccgactaccGGTAACTAGCTTTCCTCATCAATTCCTCGCCACACAATCCCCTCACAAGGGgcacacgtccttgtgcgtcttcatgaaacttttcaaacttgatcttcaattcatctaagtttggtcttcaaatcttcccaagaaaaatttcaataaatcgtctcaatcatgccaacaataggcatgtcttcaaatcttacccttaatagtcttcCATCATACTCATTAAGGTTTTTTCAAATCATACATTCAatagccttcaatcataccattgataggtatttcttcaattaagctctatccatatttagtcttcaataaaatcacctaaatatggtcttgatatgattttGTCTTCAAATTGTAACACATTACCCAAAATAGCTTCTCCAAGATCTCctaagatatttgcctccaagtcaagactccttgccatatCACCATGTTTtgtcatgtcatcaattatgccacgtcACACAGGTTTCCATGTCACCTTGaataggtgtcaaatcatggcAATTATAGTGCAGCTGCACTAACACTTGTTATTTAGAATTATTAATCAATTTCTATTGTAATTGCTATCCATAATTCTAACTTTATGATTTTGACACTTAAACATCTGGATTTGCTATTTGTGTGTTTGTGACAGCTAGCTTTTAGAAATAGACACATTTTCCATTATTCTTtgctatttagatttttaaccAGCCGGTTAGAAGAATTTGTTATTTCCTGGAGTTTTAGGTAAATAAACTATTGAGAACAATGGCAACAAACGTCTTGGGCTTCAtagtttcaaaattttcatcttCTCACTCATTTTATAACAATTTCAACCTACTATGTGATCAAAACTCAGTTATATAGGTAGTACATGGAGTGATGCCTAAAAATAAAGGATGCCCATGCAAACGTAACTTAAGTAACTTAAGTAAAACcctacacacacacaaggaAATAGTCTAGCCACTACAAAGGTATGAAACGCAAAAATAAAATCTCCACTTAATAAATCTATTTCATAAACAAAGGAAACTGTTGTCCTTTGCtattttcttgtcattttaattattttatgcaaCCTAAATATACCAAGGAAATTAAGCTAactgttatttattatttaatttttttcccaaaaaatatttaatatttaaaaagataatgattttaatttcttattggTTACTTTGATAGTGCAATTGTGAATTGAGTAATTTATactgttaagtctgatgacgtggattggcattatatgacaagccaatgTGTGATATGGCAAGAGAATGATGACGTGGCTAGAGATGACTCGTCAAAGGAAaaagtgactaggatgatgatgtggcaaaggatgTTGTCATGACTTgtgatgaagatcaaggtggagattttatgaagatcaaggttgaagactttatttagtagatattcctctcaatacaatcatgtgatgataaactatttttggtaagTGCATCAAAActataggatctcttcaagaaaggtaagttttattttaggtatgattatctatccttggtaagatccgggatgattattcatatctttgatagagctcctttttagaaagatctatttgaagagagaggaatattctattattggaaagagttcaagatcatgaagattatattagaagacacaagttaaacttggtatgaagctttagaagacacaaggtttagtttggtgtgaagctatttaaagacacaaactaaataaggtaaagacatgccaaggagattatcaatACCATATTTAGCAACTCAATTTcaaggaagatccaagagctatctatgggcgcaACTATTCTtggagactagtcatatgaggagattgattgaagattgcataacatatgattagagatttggacatccaagcatggatgattagagatcatgcttgaagatattgaaggctaaacttggatgaagatgagatcaagtttagtaataatatttatgtaccaaaagaagatcatttggaagaccaaacttgggccaagtttgaaaaaaagatcgagagatcttcggtggctatctttggtgagatggtcatgtgtgccttggtgggcacgtccctcgggagagggagaccttctgaagtgacatgaggaaggaagcagctgcaggcaggaggagctcaggtcgagtcaactgctacgaggcggactgaagaAACCGAGAGGTTGAAGGCCGTAGATTCGGGTGCACCTGGCTAGAACTCAATCAtattcagtaaggtgggccatgttgcaactaagtgttgcaacatctaactttggaaggtgtccaagttaggaagccgcggaaaATTCTAAAAGTGGTAACTTTGTGGACGttggtgcgtctatataagagatcctgcttgaagatttaggatgagccaaacAGTGAGAGAcccttcggtgagagttgagagtgtggccgtcgggcaatcttgagaggatattctttatattgagagagtgagtgagtgttatactccttgttcctatacctcttttagtggattgtttctccgggcctgaccccctagatgtaggcaaggttgtgccgaattgggttaccaatttgcttgtctcctctatcttgttttgattgtgtatgagtgtttgatctttgagtgagtttttgagtgaacttaacacatcacaccaccaccggaaccatcaagtggtatcagagcgttGGTCGTCAGTGTGTGCTTTGGTGTCAAGGCGGCGAGATCCAAGCAAGAAGTTCCGAAGATGGCAGCAAGAGAAGGAGCATCAGTGACTTGACCACCTTTACTCAACGGTTCCATCTACCCATATTGGAAAGCACTGATGAGGGCGTTCATCAAATCCCTTGATGAAAGCGCATGGACAGCTgttgaagaaggatggtctcctctGGTCgagcttgatgatgaaaagtgtgagatcaagaagaaaaaaacaagtggAGCTTGGAAGATATGAGCAAGGCTAATGCAAACGGGAAGGCTCTCAATATTATTTTCGGAGAACACAGACTGGTATTTTGATAGTGGCTGCTCAAGACACATGACAGGCAACAAACGTCTACATAAGAATTACAAACGGTGCACAGTTGGGGAGGTTACGTTTGGGGATGGGCAGAAGAGTTAAGTCGTAGGTAAAGGGACACTGATGTTACCCGGCCTACCAGATCTGAAGAATGTGCTACATATAGATGGTTTGAAAGTAAATCTGATGAGTATCAGTCAGCTATGTGATCAGAATATGATTGTGAAATTCACTAAAGACAAGTGAGTGTATATGATACTTTCGACAAGTGTATCCTATCAGGAGCAAGGTCTTCAGACAACTGCTATCTACTTCAAAAGCCATATCAATGTTACAACACCACTTGCAACATGACAGAAGTCTGGCATCAGAAGCTTGGGCATGTTAACTACAAgaatctaataaaaattatcGAACTTGGAGCTGTGAGAGGGATACCCAAGTTAAAAACAATAGAGAACAAAGTTTGTGGCACTTGTCAGAAGAACAAACAAGGACGAGCATCTCACAAAGTTCTATAGGATGTTGTTACCACAAGAAGCCTGGAACTACTGCACATGGACTTGGTTGGTCCTACACAAGAAGAAAGTATGTCAGGAAGcagatatatatttgtttgtgttgatgACTACTCCCGATTTACCTGGgttgagtttttaaaagataaatcagAAGCTTTTGCAGCGTTCAAGAAGCTGTGTCTTCAATTTCAAAACGAAAAGGACTATCAGATTGGCAGAATTATAAGAATCAGAGGTGATCATGGAAAGGAATTTGAAAATAGTCATTTTGCAGAATTCTGTGAAAACCATGGGATACATCATGAATTTTCAGCACCAAAAATACCTCAACAAAATAGAGTAGTCGAACGTAAGAATCAAACTCTCCAAGAGATGGCAAGAGCTATGTTGAATGATAAGAAACTTCCAACAAAATTCTGGGCAGAAGCAGTAAATACAGCCAGTTAAATTCTGAATAGAGTTTATCTTCGTCCAGGTTCTGAGTAGACACCGTATGAAGTGTGGAAAGGCAAAAAAACTAATCTCAGATATTTCCATGTGTTTGGAAGCAAATGCTACATTCAGAATGACAAAGAACAACTGGGAAAGTTTGATGAAAAGAGTGATGAAGGAATCTTTTTGGGTTATTCCACAAATAGTCGTGCCTATCGTGTGTTCAATTCATGAACTGAGAAAATAATGGAAACCTACAATGTTgttattgatgatatttgtgAAAAAACATCTAGCTATAAATCTCAAAACAGCCAGGCAGAACCAGATAACCATCAGGCCATCACTTCTAATGAGGATGATATTCAGCAGCATGTTACAACACCTGTTCCAACACCAGCTGCATCACCTAAAGTTGATCTTGAAACCGCCAGACAAATGGAACCAGCAGATGTTGTAACTCAAGAAGACACTACCACAGAATCCAATGAAGACAGTGAAGAAGACAATGATTGGGAACCATCATCTACAGTAAAGAAGAATCATCTAATACAGGATGTGATTGGTAGCATCAATGAAGGAAGACGCACTAGGAACAGTAAGAAAATAGACTATCGGGAGCTGGCAGGATACATGTGTTATACCTCACTTGTAGAGCCAAGGAATGTGACTGAAGCCCTGAAAGATGAGCACTGGATTATAGCTATGCAAGAAGAACTGAATCAATTTGACCGAAATAATGTCTGGACTCTTGTTCCACAGCCAGAAGATGTGAATGTCATTGGGACAAAGTGGATCTTTAAGAATAAAACCGATGACAAAGGGAATGTTACCAGAAACAAAGCAAGACTTGTTGCTCAAGGTTACACCCAAGTGGAAGGGATAGACTTTGATGAAACCTTTGCCCCAGTAGCTCGTCTCGAATCCATCAGACTAATGTTAGCCATTGCATGCAGCATGGGATTCACACTCTATCAGATGGATGTCAAAAGTGCCTTCCTAAATGATTTTCTGAATGAAGAAGTATATGTTGAGCAACCAAAAGGGTTTGAAGACTATCAACATCCTGATCATGTGTTCAAATTACAAAAAGCTCTTTATGGGCTAAAGCAAGCTCCCAGGGCCTGGTATGAACGTCTCACAAAATACCTGCTTGAAAAGGGTTATCAAAGAGGAGGCGTAGATAAGACCTTGTTTATTAAGAAGATCGGGTCTGACATTATGGTTGCCCAAATATACGTTGATGATAATGTTTTTGGCTCCACATCACAGGGTCAAGTTGATCAATTTGTGTTACACATGCatcaagaatttgaaatgagtATGGTAGGTGAGCTCAGtcaggagaacaacaagatgtaatgcaactcctagacattgtctatcagaaaccaagcagaaagcccttgaaaaggttgaacatgatgtgatttggcgctttcctttcccaccattttcaaagCCAAAAATAGGATTTCACAACAtagacccatttgaagtgaacggtagggggtaaaaagaaagttaaacactaacggaagggttgtccggggtgtgtaaaagtaggaggggggtttttgggaagttttgaaaattacgatgggtgaacagtaatttcccttattattattattattattattttctttttataaataatttaacaaataaatttataaagaaaaataatccaCATCAATGCACATGCTCAGCACGCAACACTCATCTGGCCAACACTCCCAGCCTTAATTTGCCCAATTCCTCCGTtccgaaaccctaatcctaacctTCTTCTCCAATGTCTTCTTACGATGGCTATCCATCCCACAGCTACAACCCCTCTGCTCCACCGCTACCGCCGGGAAGCTCCGCCGCTTCTGCGccgcctcctcctcctccctcagCACTAGCGCAACCGCCAATGCATCCTTCCCCCACAGCGTTCCCCTATCAGCCTCCGCCTCCCCCGTTCTCCCATCAGCATCCGCCTCCGCCTGCACCGTATGGCTACGCTCCATCGCCGTCTTTCCATGGCGGCGGTGGTAGCGGTGGTTTTGGGTACTTTCCTCCGGGCACGCACCCTGAGATAATTCGCAGCTTCCAAGCCGTCGATCAGGATGGGAGCGGATCCATTGACGAAGCGGAGCTTCAGGCTGCGCTTTCCGCTGGATACCAGAAGTTCAGTAGCCGCACCGTTCGGCTGCTCATGTTCCTCTTCAAAAACCCCAAGAGCCCTTCGAAGATCGGtataattttgttctttttttatttgctgCTGTTCTTAAGGTTGTCCTttcttttaatgaatttttgggtattgatttattttgcagGTCCTGCTGAGTTTGCATCTCTATGGAGTTGTCTTGGCGAGTGGAGGGtaagtctttttatttttcattttttattttgtgattaatTGGATGTtcataaagaagaaaattttatttatctttatcatCCTTGAGCTAGAAATTCGGGAAGGAATTAGTTCAAATTTGTCTGTGTCGACTTTTACCATTTCTTGTTGTTTCATTGTcagtttattaaaatataaattacctATCTTTGTATGTTCATGCCTTCTTTTTAGCAATAAGAAacatggtttagggtttgaTGCTTTcacatttaaattcaaaatagcGTTGCTTGTTTGTTGCCAAGCAGTTGACAAAATCTATATGTAATCTGTAATCTCTAACCACATTATTTATGACCCATGaacacatttttcttttttatgtgtTTGTTCTTGGTATGACTTAATTGAGGCATGTTCTGGAAAATTATTGTGTAGACCTGGTTTGTTGCACACAACGTTAGATGTTTGCCACCTTGCCATGGACTTTAAGGTGAATGAttgatatttatgtttattgccACGTGGGGTGTATCAAACGGTTTGGTGCAACATACTGGGAGATATTTTCATCAGTTATGTTTCCTTATCCATTAAATTATGTGTGTGCTATTGATGCCCATTATTCAGCAATATTGTTAATTGTTATGATCTTGTTATCTGAAACATAATCAGGAGCTTCACAGATAAATGTCAGGATggatttttgaaatatctatcaagttttgtttcatttatgtTGTTCCCAGCCCAAGAATCTGTTGGTGTCTTTCACTAAAAAAGTTACGTTAACTCACTGTCTAGTTTCTGGCACTTGTATAGGTTTGCTTTACATGTGCTATCTAGTTCATCTCTCAATGAGTCAATACTTGATTATTTGATATGCAACAGGATTATGCTCTTTTCTGTGTTTAATATTGTGTCTTGGACTTCAAAGATCATTCGTCTTTTGTTTCTTTCGAAATCTAAGATGTTACTCTTTaagttaaatatatttatgaacttattgttttgtttttgccttgtcctcttttgttctattttattaaagaagTTACTCTTATGTTGTTCTTTTAGCTGCTGCCAATCTAAATGATCTGTGGTTGGTTTTCTCTCTGTAGTCAAAGGATAGATGAATGtggttttacattaattaaagaacCATCATACAAATTATGCTTTGCAATTCAATCTCACTCAATCCAGATTCTTTTACATTAAAGATTTTTGACTAATAATTAAGTACATTTGCATAATTGTATGTAGTTAGCTCAGTCTTAAGTTCTTAACTTTGCATTGCAAATTGTTTCGGTggattttcaatttcattttttttaaacattgtgATTTTTTAATGATGCATTATTCATATAAATTCTTTATGATCAAttctttatattaaaaaatgttaTCAAATTCCatgttattatcattaatttcatTCCTGTGGGATTGGTAGGATCGGcaatcttctttctttttcggtTTTGAGCTAAGTTTGGTTGCATAATCTTTTTCATTATAGGTTCTTAGGTAGTGCCTTCCATTTTCTCCACTAGACAGTATCTTTTGCATTTGTTCACTCAAAAGAGTTTCTATGTGCCAGAATCAAGATCTCCAttaacttgtttttactttgcaaaataaaaatcttgGCATATATATTTTCAGTTCTTTACTTCTATTGAAGCTTATCCTTTTTCTAAATGGGTGACTTTGAACAcctacttatatatttttgcagGCTATCTTTGAAAGATTTGATAGAGATAGAAGTGGAAAGATTGACTCAAGTGAATTAAGAGATGCCCTGTTAAGTATTGGATATGCAGTTCCACCTTCTGTACTTCAAGTGTTGGTATCTAAATACAATGATGGAAAAACTGGAAAAGGTGCTCTTAGCTTTGACAGCTTTGTCGAGTAAGTGATTTAtttagtatgttttttttaaatgtaatctgtcaacttttgatttccattatatatatttttagtaactGATTCCCTgatatatttcatttgttctattTGCAGATGTGGGATGGTTGTGAAGGTAAGTAACTGAATTTTTCACGCTGAAATGCTTTGTACCTTggttgccttttttttttttggtaaataaatgGTACTAGGTTTGTCTAGGTGTCTTGATGTCTATATAAGTTGTTCTTCTAAAAGTTGTATGATTTCTGTTCTTACAATCttaattgttttcatttccATGAAATGctgaatagtttttttttttttaaaaaaaaaattagtatagtTAAACAGCTTGAATGCAATCCAATGAGAGGTGTTAGATTAGTATTTGCTATCAACTTCTCAACTCgccgaaaaagaaagaaaacatttgcCATTACAAGTTACTAATTGCTATTTTATACTAATGCATTGTGATAATTCTATCATGCTAATTTGATGAATAATAATCTATGATAGCAATTTAGTCCTATTATTTTTACTCTTTTGTAGGGTTTAACAGAAAAGTTCAAGGAGAAAGACCCTCGATATACTGGTTCGGCAACCCTCAGTTATGAAGAGTTCATGAAAATGATAATTCCATTCCTTGTGGCCTAACTTACGTTTGGTTTGGTTGGTATAAAACAACTATTTGCTGCCCCTGAATTAAGTTGCATTGTGTATATATTCTTTATACATCAAGTATTGTACACTATTTCTACTCTTTCTGTATAGCCTTTTAGTTATGtgataacaataattattagttttggtGACTTGCTTTAGTTGTGCTTTATTATTCTTACATGGTTTTTTTGTGTATATAGCCTTTAGTTGTGCTTATTCAAGTGATTTCTGTTAACTGATTTGTCACCTGTTTTTCAACTAATGTTTATTTAAGCTGAGTTATAGGCTTATAGCAAAAGGGATTCTGACCTGTTAAGTACAAGATCTTTAAATATGTTCCTGTATATTACTGAAAATTCTGACGTAGACCATGTATATTAGACCAAGCCTTTTTATGGATTTGTTATATGACAATAAAATCTATGATAAATGGTTGTAGATGCATAAGTTTTGGCATGTTGTGGCTGTGCATGAAACCTATGAGATCAAAATAAATCTTTTGGATTCTTCACTATACTATAAATGAGCGGTTCAAGTTCAATTTGATAAAAAGCTTGATTTTAGTGGATGACTACTTTTTGAGATTGATTAATTAAAAGCTTgacatctctattttttttttttcctaatatcAAAAAATGAACTCACAAAATTGTTTTGATAATACTTGAATAATCTTGTGTATGGGCGAGATTTTAAGAACACATCAATTTCACAGGGTTTTCCTCTCCTTATTTTGCATGACCACcaataacataaataatattctctcataaattttaaaattctcatATAATAACCGATCACACTATAAATTATAAGTGTCTGATACATAATTGTCTAGTACATAATACATAATTTGCCAAATACATGTTAACTACATAATTATCTAATATTATCTGTTAAGCCTTTTAGCCTgtattttattaacatatatacCTTTAATTACCTTGGCCTGTTTAGTCTTTTAATATCTCCTGGTGCAGAAGAAGCATCCTTGTCACTTCAGGTTGTAAAACAGGTACTGCCTCCTTAATAGTGTCCCTTCAATGACTCTGGGTTGTGTGGTTCAAGGTCTTCATTAGCCTCAATTAATTCAGTCACTTCAAAATACATCCTCATTATCTTCACCCAAGACCAATACCATAAGTTTTCTGTTTGAACGCTAATCCATTGGACTAAATTGTTGGTCACATTGAAAACAGTgtcctttctttatttctttctttctctgaaTTTGCTCTTAATAGAGTACCTCTTTACTGccgctatttttgaatttagtggattattaatttattgtagGAGAATTAGTAGTTGATGGTACAATAGTCAACACCTCTATtgtgaaattataaaaatgttgaTGTTGGACTCGGTCAAAACCTAAACTCATTAAATTATAGCCAGGAATAGTAATCTGGCTTGTCCCTGTAGAATCACGTCATTAGCCACCTATTTTTTAACAATCTGTtatcatccatataaaagaattaaacCGTGTTGCatatggaaagaaaaaaaccttTGAAATTTCTTTGGGAACAAATAGGTAAGGTTGATCGCTCTTAGCAAATTATGTGGGTCATGAGTTTTCACTTTTCTCTTAATTACACCACTAAGTCATTCACAAAACAACTCAAAGCCTGTTCTTTTAGAACTTCTAGTAATTGTGCCAATAACATCTGAAAATGTTACATAGAATCCTTAACCCAACTTGTTCATAAGTATTTTGCGACAAAGCTATTTGAAAATCTCTTAAGCAATTCAATTTTTAAGGCTTCCCAATTTAGATTCGGCAGTCTTCCTCAAGTTCTTAAACCAATACAATACAGAATACTCTATACATATAAAAGGTAGTGATACTTTCAATTTTGGTTtggtatttttgaatttcaaagaaATTTTCCAACCATAGCCAACCACTCAATTGAATTATTACCATTGAAATTGGGTAATTCCACCTTCCTGAATGCTTTTAATAAACCATCTTCATAGTTGGTTGATTGTGTATCCACGGGTGTTGATTCGTGATGAACAGGAATTCTAGAATGACTTAAACGTCTTGCATTTGGTTGGTTTCACAACCTAAGAGCCTTTTCTTTCACTAACACCTGCGACAAgttttatcctacctctaatGGGCTCTTTTATGTAATTTCTCTTATTGtacttttttattgtttttaataacaaaatggtttatccatctaaacaaattcattatatataaaattataaattacaataaaaaaatgatttattaataatggaaaatatttatacaaatatttaaatggaaaagTTTACTTAAAATCGAAGATAaagcaaattaattttatttcttttacgtGTGATAAGATATAGAACTTCCCACCTCTAAAAGCTTTATACACCCCTAGAGAAGGGTATGAGTTGGTTAATTGGGCATGCTGGGCCCAACCTGGTGAGTCCGGATCGGTCTTGATTGATCCGTAACTTGCTTGGCTAAAAGTGTCGGTGTGCAAGCCAAGTTGGCTCGGCGAGTCACGAGTTATCCTAGAGAGACCCAGACCCAACTTGGAGCACATTGCCAAGTCAACGGGCAGGGTCAAAACCCACCAGTTCATGGACCGGCTTTAtaagattttcaataaatttataaatatagtgaaaaatgtaaaagaaataacCAAAAAGTTAGCTATGATTGCTTTGATAGGCCGTTGCTATGCTCTTTCTCTTAAGCTAGTTGATGTgggattaaataatttattgatgaatggaaaaaaagtaaatatatatgtataaaaaatatcttttatgcCCTTATTAAGtgaatattaaacaaataaatatattagttaataatattatgttatttgtaatatattatcattattgtaataatttaaatttttttatattttataattaattttacaattaatctttattattttttattgttgtttttttacaatgttatcattttatttttatttttattattttataattaatttaatttattattattattattgttttttgacaatattattttatttgtaatatattatcattattattttttttacaatgtccTCAAcatttttctaaatataatatatatatatgtgtgtgtatgtgtgcgCGCGCATTGTGTTTCTcgctttttttttcatgcacATCTTgcaataaaaacttaaaataagaaTTTTCCTGTATATCATGTATAAAAACTTTCTTGTATaaaacacttatatatatatatatatatcttccaatccattgtttttaacaaaatgcaaaaaatgtTCCAACCATGGAACAAGAACAAACAAGGGAACGGAacttaaacaaacaaacatacaacaaaagataaaacaacCATGTGAACATAGGCAAAGTAATTTTCTTGGCATAAAGAAACAATCATGTGAACATGTCAACAAGACAGAAACAAGTTCAACGTAAGATTAAAAGTAGTGTCTTGAAACAATTTTCTTAGCataaagaaacaaactaaagaagCAAATCGGATACATAGtcaacattattaaaaaaaatttaatttgcatGGAGATGCTAAATCAGGTCAAATCTTGTGCTTGTGTCCTCGATCACTTCTTCAAATTTTTAGGTGCTCTGCAATCAAGTAAATCAAACAAGTAGAACAATCATTCTATGACCAAACAACAATTGAAGCTAAAATGTAAAATCAGCAGATTGGTAACATTCAATAGCCTGGCGAAACAATATTCCAAACTATTGATTGTAGTGA
It encodes:
- the LOC120276545 gene encoding probable calcium-binding protein CML48, whose product is MSSYDGYPSHSYNPSAPPLPPGSSAASAPPPPPPSALAQPPMHPSPTAFPYQPPPPPFSHQHPPPPAPYGYAPSPSFHGGGGSGGFGYFPPGTHPEIIRSFQAVDQDGSGSIDEAELQAALSAGYQKFSSRTVRLLMFLFKNPKSPSKIGPAEFASLWSCLGEWRAIFERFDRDRSGKIDSSELRDALLSIGYAVPPSVLQVLVSKYNDGKTGKGALSFDSFVECGMVVKGLTEKFKEKDPRYTGSATLSYEEFMKMIIPFLVA